CCACTTCATCTTTTCACTACTCCTATTATAGTGGTCACACACAAAGCATATGGATTATGGACCAAAGTACCAATGCATCTCATAAACCAATTACGTTTTCCAAAGACAAATTCAAAATCGACAAATGACAATATCACCCAACAACCACTTTCTATCTCTTTGTTTGGCATTTATATAAACTccactaaataaaaataattcttcaacaattaatccaaatTTATCCCGAATTCTCCTCCTCCACACAATGCCTAACCTTATTCCATGGTAGTGACCTTTTTCACAAAACAATGGGTAAAAAAGTAAAATGGAGTTGGCCTTCGGCTCTCATTGGAGCCACGGCCGCCACCGCGGCCACCACGTTTTTCTTTGTTCGGCCAAAAGTACCCAATTTCCGATTAGTTAGCCTCACGGCgttacaactaaaattcaaaaacTCGAATAATGAGGAGCAGTCTCAACTACTCTCTCAAGAGGAGCTTAATAAAAAGTTCCCGCGGCTTAATGCGGATCTCATCCTCACTATACATGTCAGCAACCCGAATATCCTCCCTGTCCGTTACTCCGCCACCTCACTCTCAATCTACTACGACGGGTCGTTTTTGGGTTCGGCCCATGTCCCAGCTGGATCCCAGCCCCCCAACTCCTGCCAGTTGCTCCGCCTTCAGGCCCGCCTTAACGGCCAAGAGCTTGCCCAACATGCAAAACGGTTCATTGGAGATGTGACTAAAAGGGAGATGGTCATTGATGCTGAGGTGGACATCTCTGGTTGGGCAAAGGTACTAATTTGGGGTCCCAGTTTCAAAGTCCACGTGGATAGTCGCATAGTTATTGATCCTGTCATGCTTGACGTCATTGATCAGGAAAATGAGTCTCGTTTGCAATTCTTTGTATAGTACAGTTACTACTGTAGATTTTATCATTTTATTTGTAGACTTATTTGGGCTGGACTAAAAAGTAATGATGTTCTTCTTGGGTCATAGTGAATTACCCAAATTTTTGGCTGCATATGACTATATAGTTTCAGCCTTCTTTTTTTAGTGCATTattatgttttctttttttaaaaaataaaatataataaaaaaaataacaaatttaaattttttattacacatgttttccaaaaaaaaaatatctcatTATTTTAGTAAGCTGGAAGCACACATAAGGAACAAACAAATGGACATTTAAAGTAATTAATGAACATTCATGTTCAGAAAATGAACATGACATTTATTTTCTATCTCCATCCTCTATTTTAGTGGTTGTTGCCTCTTCTCTTTCTAGGATTCTAATTTTTCAGCTTCCTTCCTTTCGGCTTCCACTTTTTTCGCTACAACgatctcttttctctttctttttcttactTATTTGTAGATTCTTTTTTGGTTGCTTCTAccttcaattcttcttcaattcttcttcaatTCTTACAGCCTCTCTTAATACCATATCTTCCATTTCTAAATCAGCCTTCTTCTTTTGTTATCGCATTCTTATTAAACTTTTTCTTCCTGCAGGAAAATCATAATGTTTTTAATTGAACATTATTctatataagttgaacataagacttgagaaactgaacatcacacaaaagtgttcttatttatGAAAAATCATAGTTTAATTAATAAGTTGAATTtaattgaacatgagacttgagaaactaaacatcacacaaaagtgttcttatttcTGAATATCATCTTtcataaattgaattttatattttataagttgaacatgaaaaattataaactgaacatgaAATTTCATAACTCCTGAAATTTCAATTCCAATACAAATCACACTAATTTCTttaataagttgaatttagttgaacacgattctttataagttgaacatgagacttgaaaaactgaacatcatgcaaaagtgttcttatttataAACATATCATAGTTTAATAAGTCGAATTTAGTAGAATAAAATTCTTTAcaagttgaacatgagacttaagaaattgaacatcacacaaaattattgaacatatatatagttttaataagttgaatttagttgaacatcattttatataagttgaacataagactttagaaactgaacatcacacaaaggtattgaacatatattagttttataagttaaatttagttgaacatgattttgtataagttgaacataagacttgagaaaccGAACATTACAGaaaagtattgaacatatattagtttaataagttaaatttagttgaacgtgattttttttaagttgaacataagacttgagaaactgaatatcacacaaaagtattgtacatatcatagttttataagttgaacatgattctttatagGTTGAACAAGAGagttgaaaaactgaacatTACTCAAAATAAAGACTAACGGAGTAGAAAATTAATCATTTCTAAAAGAagaaaatatatgttcaacGATAGTATCAGCGTAAAATAGATGAAGCTAATACTAATTATATACTATGATTAATGAAATTAATCCATATCACAACCAAAAGTAGAAATGCAACTTGAGTTAACATTTCACAATTACAAAAGTTACATAATTAGATAGATGTTTTTGGTGCAAAACATAATTGATAGATAATCACATCATATGTTGTTCTAGTAAACTGATTTCAATTAACAAAATCTATAACAAAATCAAATCTCTCTCAATCGCAAACAAATAtcgttcaaaaaataaaaataattaacatcacacaaaaatgttaaatttagttgaacatgattttgtgtacattgaacatgattctttataagttgaacacgagagttgagaaactgaacatcatacaaaagtattgaacatatTTTGCGTAAAATTGaacataattctttataagttgaacacgagagttgaaaaactgaacatcacacaaaaatgTTATGATGTGTGAACATcacttttataagttgaatttagttgaacgcgattctttataagttgaacacgagAATTGAGAAAAATgaacatatattaattttataatttaaatttatttgaacatgattttgtgtaaaattgaacacgattctttataagttgaacacgagAGTTGAAAACTAAACATCGCACAAAAATGTTATTATTTGTGAATATCATACATAACAAATTCAGAATTAATATTCAGCAATAACTACCACGTACAAGTACAaccaccaagatcaacaatcctaaccacaataccaacaacaacaacaaaaatatcaaaaattaacaaatgTAATTCATTCTAATCACACTTTAGCTTATAATTCTTTATCAAATAATATGTCAACAAATCATTATTAATAATGAATAAATTGCAATTTCTctatcaaattcaaattcataaAATTGACACTTAAGTGAACTATTAACAAACAAAATTGAATATGTAAACTTGCAATTTCTCAGTCAGATTCACACAAAAGCTAGGGTTAACAACTAATTACTTCACAAAATTTCGTCCAATATTAATAAGTCAAATTTATTAAGTTATACAAATGAAGGAGATAGAATTTACCAGATTAAGAGATGGAAGGATTCACAACTCTTAGTTGAACATGAGTCGGACAATGCCGAGTCAACTCTTCTCCGCCGAGTCACGACCAACTGCAATCGGCTCTCTTTACTAGCGATCCCCCTTCTCTCTCCCGGAGAGAGACTTCGATGTCGGCGGTGAAAGAGCAGCGTCGAGAGAGCAAAGTGCCGCGGAGAACGTCGACCGCCAGGGCACGAGATCAGAGCGGAAGCGTCGCAAGGGAGGAGACGTCTTTGGGGCAGTGTCGCGTGGATCTAACACGGTTAAGTAGTTGCGCGCCGTTGAGGAAGTGGCGGTTGTTAGATCGAAGGGAGGCGGCGGCGAAAGGCAGAGGGAAGGAGGTCGTCGGATTgtttgggaggagagagaaggagtgACATCAATGGAGGGAAGACGGTGAGAGgttttgatgagagagaaaatggtgagcgattagaggagagagaaaaatgggtATAGAATAGCTGCGTGCTTTTGTTAACGATGAAACGCAACCGTTTAATTGAGTATGCATGTATAGATAGGTGCATACCTATCTATACATTAATAATTATATTGCATTACACATCTGAAGTACAAATACAAGTATTTATAAAGCGTAAGGGCCCAAAGTTTGAGATACAACAACTTCCCTGTTTTTACTACCTCCATTTTTTACTAGCACCATTTTCTTTTTATGAAAATTACATATTAGTTGCATCATTTTCTTTTAAAGTATATTTTTATACTTCTTTCGTTcgggaaatatcgcaccatggttgaatTTTACTCCTTTAActattactttgactcttaatatctcaaaccGTGTGCAGgtgaaaactataaaaaatgtatatttagaaaatttatatcgatacgaatctaacatgacctcacatgactaaaaatttcttacgtacgaatcacaataaatggtcaaagtcgtagtgtgaatagtgtaaaaaaaatggtacgatatttccggaacggagaaaGTATGTTTTTTTGGTTTGTTCACATCCACTTTACCCTTATTTACATGTTATATTTCACATTTACCATTGTTACTAACATTCTCCCTCTCTTTTGTTTGTTATCATAGGGCAATTTGTCATAATCTTGGTGTCAACCCAAATGGTCaaataaaaaacggaggaagtacgaaATATGTTAAACTAGATTATATGttgtgcacgcacggatattataaaataattatttgaccatattttctaCTCCCTCCCTCCCAAAATTATAGTAATGCTTGACTAAAAACACGGGTTTTAACAAAAGTGGAATATATAtgagtgtatggaaaagtggaaaatGAAATATAGTGTGTAGGAAAGTGTAAAAAGTGAAATATTGTATGGGAAAGTGAAAAAGTAGAATATAGTGTATAGGAAATTGGAAAAGTAATGTCCAAATAAGAAAACAAAACTATAAATTTGGGACgcccaaaataaaaaacaggactataattttgggacggagagagtataaaATATTTCTCTCCCTAAAGTCAATGCATGAGTAATGAatcttgtgaaggaaataatgcccttggtccaagtatgcattcaatgttaagtctaataaatgcggttcagtattaattaacaagttaataattcagtgagatcaagtgagctgaatgcctagctagaggccgcttcagttcaagtggaataatgatattaatccacaacttactcttgactgaacccgtagggtcacacaaatagtacgtaaacggatcaagtatttaatggcattaaatactctatctatggatattcggaatcgacggatcttggtttcagtgggagctgagatcgtcacaagcaagaaatgaatactctggaaatgatgatattgccggaaacggaaatatggatcgtatcggaaatataaatattatccaagtcatagatgttgccggaaacggaaacatggtacgtatcggaaaatattatcggaaatggaaatattgccggaatcggaaatattgccggaaacggaaatattgtcagaatcggaaatattatcggaatcggaaaatagttccggaaactgaaatattaaatatttgttcgaaacggaaatttattccggaatcggaaatattaaatattgttcgtatcggaaatgaattccggaaccgggaatttaatcggaagcgtatcgtacgaataagcatcggacgaggcctgccggacgaaggcccagcacgaagccaggccatcgcccagcaagcaaagacgcgcgccaacgccctgcccaaggcagcgccaggcccatcgcaaggcaggcccagcgcgccaaggcaaggctgcccaacGTGGGCtacgtgggccgagcgcacgcgtgcgggcgccctcgtggctccgtgcgtgtgtgtttgtgtccatgcacaattcctaaatctattaggatttggtgtatgattaaactcttgttcctattaggattatttaattaattagagtccttgtaggattctaagtttaattaaatcgtatcctactaggattccaattccctttccaaacctctataaataagggcctagggtcataatttataaacacgattgaagtattcaaagggtaagtttttgaaagaaaattcagccatacacttgcacaacaatagccgaatattcctagcaccttaagggcgattctagttggtcaatcttgaggcggatccggacgtactgtggactatctacggagggacgacatttggagtcctaaagacttgttcttgttcggttgtatgcatctatactatgctaaatgattatgtgtaaataatatgctttcttggctttatggtttttccgcatgatttatgtattgtcatatgtatcataacctaacagtggtatcacgagcctcttattattttcataatctaatttgcataaacatggttaaatattacaaatttggaagaattaaaaggggtgattaattttcgtaattgttaattaattgctaattgcgtttatttaattatatgtacgcagtttttcggcagtttcttcgttactcatccaaatcgagtgatttttgtgtcaattccgcatgtaaaaggcattctaaaattttgaggaaaatagtatttttcggccgaacccagaattctcaaattcgaagcctaactatgacttttcggaggttttagtttttcgaacgcaaaattttgtaaatttaagatgttaaattaaatatttgcgattcttgttgataaatcttgactTTTTGATtcacctactgtatatgtttaacaagtttgaatgcctagccttgttaattatgcaatctaatttgtaattatgattaatttgttgaaaattggaataatttagaattaatttgattttcataattagttaataatttaattagatacctatgattaaaaaccaccataaaaattgtaaatttgtgttaaattttaaatttttatgacctagacttgaatccatgttaatcggaaatcaattagttaataaattttcgatttttcgccctaaaattatgaaattaatatgatttattaatttgtcattaattttgaaaatacaattttaattttttatgcgattcgctcatataacttgcacgcacaaagcaatggacgctacgtgttacccttaaggggtgttgtatagtgcgggcatgcgacgacgagcaagggagctcgtcgcccatgcggtacgaatgcaatgagcaaggctatgatgcacgagcacaaggcagcagccctgccttgtgtcgtgtactgtgagcgatgggcgagtgggaaagggcgagagcaaagcagcgagcagtcgcgtgcaacgcacactgcctcgcgcgcagcgagcgctagctcgcgtgcgacgagcgctacgcccagcatcgaacGACAGCGCGCAGCGAGTGATGGGTCGCGTGCCTCGAGCGctggggcgcgcagcgagcagttGCCTCGTGTGCTTCGATGGAACCTTGCGATGGTCTGCAACGAcgaatgcgacgcagcacataggctgcgcgcacatggccagcgatggctgcgtgcgtgtggcctatggctgtgcgttgcgtgatgATGTTGCGCACCttatgttacgattagatcgttttaaaattttaatttgaaattttcagtttacgtaatcttaattaattttaaaattaataatttaagttattttcttggattttaattttgaatattataattataataaatttcatttattctgattattttactaaattaaaatcatgaattaatttaaatacgactgaaaataaattaaatttgtggattcaattataaatttatatgatctttaaattttaattaaatttgtatgtttccggttagactagaaatacattttatgtttaaaattagtaaagcatatgaattttttggtttaagtgggagcccttttagtcataaactcttgattaggtctacaaatccttaaggttaaaacaacttgattagaattaataaggactgaataatttgtagattattggtgcccttgattaattgctgcaaatatttatgtgatgcataacgtgttttactaaccagctatgtgggccattcatgataatgaatgggtgaatggtatatattgtatatgtactgttttgcaggttatgaagtgactagtatggcccaaataggatagaaaatatggtctgcgtaccattaatttgaatgtaattggtctaaagtaccaaaattgtttttcaattcaaatatggtctgcgtaccatcaaatagttgtaattagtttaattatagcttatcctatttgaagaaaatggtgcctcccacggagattttcgagacggactttgaagttgaagcttcaagataagtcgggccatactagatcacatttatcttatgcatgctttaagttatttattgctttaaatatgtcttaattatgcatgagattgtggcttgattatgttgcattattaaggattttagttcacttaaaatctaaccaacatagtaagagccttaagttccaaacttaaaaattgagttaaaaggtgccatgccaaaatatacacttgcttggatatcctttacatcaatctagtaatagttttcgctcaccgaggtgttacttattggtcctaaaggggcaaggtacacaaataattgtgagtacatgttagttttggtgaaactcaacgatataagtaaggagtccttttatgtcgtggaaaaatcgataggtttacctaataagttcttagacgtacctatcaaccaagaatagtttctagactattagcaaaaggtttttgcttacctaaaatgttttaggattgagtcaacaaaccgtgcttaattcttcaatggtgttaggatcttggaatcattttattcacacctgccggaacaataaattcgaataaaatgctaataacttgtttaaattgcatgattgctttaattttcaagttattactcatgatagatGTTTAGACTtggcatgcttcaatgtatattttaattattgtttataattaaatatcttgcactgcagtaaatccttttagaaaggtaacagtaaatttcctcgattggtagtgaatccaagaacgattcacggaaatgagagaaagtgagcaatttaaaatgtacgtttcttatatcgacttttatggttgttttcgaatatcaaaatcgaatggcaaaccaattggtgcttgtgaattcaaaatacattgtagttttgagatcataaagcattgactTTAAAACggtcagctttaccaatggttaacaacctaatatctttgtccatttgattatcgaatgagtctagtccctagacattcgaatagatcgatgcttagagaactttagaagcttctggtaagatcatctagttgaaactgaatattcaacataaattaaatggtaagaaccttgttggagtgacattggacatgtctaacaaagtataaaagtcaacactaaagaattcaattcttaagactataagaaagggtacaagaaataggaaaacgaggaacaaatgaaaggaatttacgattccgtttctacctataagtttatgtttaaagagaagtgacctagaaatcaaacttccttggtatcatatacctcttgaggttcttacttcggtaataactcaaacaatggaagctaggatacactaatgacctacaagtgggaaatgaagcatggcaatgctacattagttgtagggtcatctagtttgttttaagtcctttcaaaggctagaacttaatggcaattttgttccataatcaacatacctaaatttctgttttcaaacacagaaagactcacattcaagaaaaacaaaaacaatgtttgtttgtttttttgaatgaaatggtcaattacaggttgagtcaatatgcttgattaaaacaaacaaatctttaaagaactttactaggttcaaatcaaccccttgatttgtgttccactaatctttggcattgttgcttagaccatatcaacaagttaacattcaaaagctctattttgatggacttttgaaagttcattgatttctagatcaatttaagacgactagtcttacttgttgaaagtaacaaaagatatgaactattgttagaacgcctagacaatagagttcaaagctaaagaaagattttatgactttattatttcacatggatttgagtgaatataggtttatttactcaaatgtgatataagttaaatctatttggctagttcaaagattcagaagtataaaatccacttggcaagaaatcataaagatctaggttagatcatgttgatga
This Spinacia oleracea cultivar Varoflay chromosome 6, BTI_SOV_V1, whole genome shotgun sequence DNA region includes the following protein-coding sequences:
- the LOC110796084 gene encoding uncharacterized protein, with product MGKKVKWSWPSALIGATAATAATTFFFVRPKVPNFRLVSLTALQLKFKNSNNEEQSQLLSQEELNKKFPRLNADLILTIHVSNPNILPVRYSATSLSIYYDGSFLGSAHVPAGSQPPNSCQLLRLQARLNGQELAQHAKRFIGDVTKREMVIDAEVDISGWAKVLIWGPSFKVHVDSRIVIDPVMLDVIDQENESRLQFFV